One Keratinibaculum paraultunense genomic window carries:
- the tsaD gene encoding tRNA (adenosine(37)-N6)-threonylcarbamoyltransferase complex transferase subunit TsaD: MTITLAIETSCDETSCAILRDGREILSNIISSQIEIHREFGGVVPEVASRKHIENINIIIQQALDEANINFHDIDLVGVTQGPGLVGALLVGISTAKAIAYAIDKPIVGVNHIEGHICANYIDHKDLEPPFTCLVVSGGHTYLVQAKSYTEYELVGRTRDDAAGEAFDKVARALGLSYPGGPLIDELSKKGDKYAIDFPRVYLEQDSYDFSFSGLKTAVLNYLNQKRQKNEDIIIEDVAASFQQSVIEVLVEKTIKLAKERKSDKIVMAGGVAANEGLRSLMNYRGKEEGIKILYPSRILCTDNAAMIGSAAYFHYMEGDISNLYLNVEPNLELKG; encoded by the coding sequence ATGACTATAACATTAGCTATTGAGACTTCATGTGATGAAACCTCTTGTGCTATTTTACGAGATGGAAGGGAAATACTTTCAAATATTATATCTTCTCAAATTGAAATTCATAGAGAATTTGGTGGAGTAGTGCCAGAAGTAGCATCTAGAAAACATATTGAAAATATCAATATAATAATTCAACAGGCATTAGATGAAGCTAACATAAATTTTCATGATATAGATTTAGTTGGAGTTACTCAAGGGCCTGGACTAGTAGGTGCTTTATTAGTTGGAATATCTACAGCAAAAGCTATAGCCTATGCTATTGATAAGCCTATAGTTGGGGTAAATCATATTGAAGGGCATATATGTGCAAATTATATTGACCATAAAGATTTAGAACCTCCTTTTACATGTTTAGTAGTATCAGGAGGGCATACTTATTTAGTCCAAGCTAAATCCTATACCGAATATGAATTAGTAGGTAGAACCAGAGATGATGCAGCAGGTGAAGCTTTTGATAAGGTGGCTAGAGCATTAGGATTATCATACCCTGGTGGACCTTTGATAGATGAGCTATCTAAAAAAGGAGATAAATATGCTATAGATTTTCCACGAGTATATTTAGAACAAGATAGTTATGATTTTAGTTTTAGTGGATTAAAAACTGCTGTACTAAATTATTTAAATCAAAAGAGACAAAAGAATGAAGATATAATAATAGAAGATGTAGCTGCATCTTTTCAACAATCAGTAATAGAGGTTCTTGTAGAAAAGACTATAAAGTTAGCTAAAGAGAGAAAATCAGATAAAATAGTTATGGCTGGTGGAGTAGCAGCTAATGAAGGATTACGAAGTTTAATGAACTATAGAGGAAAAGAGGAAGGAATTAAGATATTATATCCTTCTAGAATATTATGCACAGATAATGCCGCTATGATAGGTTCTGCTGCTTATTTTCATTATATGGAAGGAGATATTTCAAATTTATATTTAAATGTAGAGCCAAATTTAGAGTTAAAAGGATAA